Proteins encoded within one genomic window of Prauserella marina:
- a CDS encoding CoA transferase subunit A — translation MADKRMTGTEVVSRLESGMTIGIGGWGSRRKPMSLVREILRSELTDLTVVSYGGPDVGLLCAAGKVRKLVFGFVSLDSIALDPHFRAARQAGDIEVAEYDEGMLQWGLYAAGLNLPFLPTRAGLGSDVVTHNPELRTVPDPYGGDEVLAMPALRLDAALVHMNRADIHGNAQFLGPDPYFDDLYCMAAEQAFVSCEKIVPTAELTARAHPATLKINRMMVTAVVEAPGGAHFTSCVPDYDRDEAFQREYVAAAVDPAAWSAFADRYLSGVEQDWHAAVVARAQEVPA, via the coding sequence ATGGCCGACAAACGGATGACGGGGACAGAAGTGGTGTCCCGGCTGGAATCCGGGATGACCATCGGCATCGGCGGCTGGGGTTCTCGCCGCAAGCCCATGTCACTGGTCAGGGAAATCCTGCGGTCCGAGCTGACCGACCTCACCGTCGTCAGCTACGGCGGCCCCGACGTCGGGTTGCTGTGCGCGGCGGGGAAGGTGCGCAAGCTCGTGTTCGGGTTCGTCTCGCTGGACTCGATCGCGCTCGACCCGCATTTCCGCGCGGCACGGCAGGCGGGCGACATCGAGGTCGCCGAATACGACGAGGGCATGCTCCAGTGGGGGCTCTACGCGGCAGGGCTGAACCTGCCCTTCCTGCCGACCCGCGCGGGCCTCGGCTCCGACGTAGTCACCCACAACCCCGAGCTGCGGACCGTGCCGGACCCCTACGGCGGCGACGAGGTGCTCGCCATGCCCGCGCTTCGGCTCGATGCCGCGCTCGTGCACATGAACCGCGCCGACATCCACGGCAACGCCCAGTTCCTCGGGCCGGACCCCTACTTCGACGACCTGTACTGCATGGCCGCCGAGCAGGCTTTCGTTTCCTGCGAGAAGATCGTGCCGACGGCCGAACTGACGGCGCGAGCGCATCCCGCGACGCTCAAGATCAACCGCATGATGGTGACCGCCGTCGTCGAGGCACCAGGCGGGGCGCACTTCACCTCGTGCGTCCCCGACTACGACAGGGACGAGGCGTTTCAGCGCGAGTACGTCGCGGCAGCGGTGGATCCGGCCGCGTGGAGCGCCTTCGCGGACCGCTACCTCAGCGGTGTCGAGCAGGACTGGCACGCCGCGGTGGTGGCGAGGGCACAGGAGGTTCCGGCATGA
- a CDS encoding enoyl-CoA hydratase/isomerase family protein, with the protein MTVRDERAGAVRVLTIDRPHVRNALDADTMVRLRDALLAAARDGGVRAVVLTAEGDKAFSAGLDLKAAAEHGIPGPATRPVNLLRDGYPKPVVAAINGAAIGGGFELALACDLRVSADHAVFALPEASRGIAATEGGTDLPVQLPLAVAMEIALTCDPLSAPRAAELGLVNRVVPAGQVKSAAIALAARIAEHSPAAIAATKRLLLGALTLTAERRRETNLAETATLLAGPDAAEGARAFTEKRRARWADPAPG; encoded by the coding sequence ATGACGGTGCGAGACGAGCGGGCCGGCGCGGTGCGGGTACTGACGATCGACCGGCCACACGTGCGCAACGCGCTCGACGCGGACACCATGGTCAGGTTGCGGGACGCGCTGCTTGCCGCCGCCCGCGACGGCGGGGTGCGCGCGGTCGTGCTGACCGCCGAAGGTGACAAGGCGTTCAGCGCGGGCCTCGACCTGAAGGCCGCCGCGGAGCACGGTATCCCCGGTCCCGCGACGAGGCCGGTGAACCTGTTGCGGGACGGATATCCCAAACCCGTCGTCGCGGCGATCAACGGCGCCGCGATCGGCGGCGGTTTCGAACTGGCGCTGGCGTGCGATCTCAGGGTCTCCGCCGACCACGCGGTGTTCGCGCTTCCCGAGGCGAGCCGGGGTATCGCGGCGACGGAAGGCGGAACCGACCTGCCGGTTCAGCTGCCACTGGCGGTGGCGATGGAGATCGCGCTGACCTGCGACCCCCTTTCCGCGCCGAGGGCGGCCGAACTCGGTCTGGTCAACCGCGTGGTGCCTGCCGGGCAGGTGAAATCCGCGGCGATCGCGCTCGCGGCCAGGATCGCCGAACACTCCCCCGCCGCGATCGCGGCCACGAAACGACTGCTGCTCGGCGCGCTCACGCTCACGGCCGAGCGGCGCCGCGAGACGAATCTCGCGGAAACCGCGACGCTGCTGGCGGGCCCCGACGCGGCAGAGGGCGCGCGTGCGTTCACCGAGAAGCGGCGAGCCCGGTGGGCCGACCCCGCCCCAGGGTAG
- a CDS encoding SDR family NAD(P)-dependent oxidoreductase codes for MRHLSGKAVVITGAGRGLGEAYARAVAAEGASVVVNDLDAELADEVAACIVGAGGTAVAHPCDVSEWDQAAALVERCVTEFGTIDGLVNNAGYFSLALPQEQRQEALRRTVDVNLVGTAACGVHALRHMIGRGTGVVLNVTSGEQMGKTASAIYGATKAAVATLTYSWAEDVREHGVRVNAVSPNAHTAMAAVYARYRGEAGAQNTGIAPATNAPLVVYLLSELSAAVTGQVVRLAGDELMLCTHPAVLDPVLHSAEWTVEAIAEAFDRDLTGRQQPSGVRRVASTVLA; via the coding sequence ATGCGGCACCTGAGTGGCAAGGCCGTGGTGATCACCGGCGCCGGCAGGGGGCTCGGTGAGGCGTACGCGAGGGCGGTGGCCGCCGAGGGTGCCTCGGTGGTCGTCAACGACCTCGACGCGGAACTGGCCGACGAGGTCGCCGCGTGCATCGTCGGAGCGGGAGGGACGGCCGTCGCCCACCCCTGCGACGTGAGCGAATGGGACCAGGCCGCAGCACTCGTCGAACGGTGTGTCACCGAGTTCGGCACCATCGACGGGCTGGTGAACAACGCGGGGTACTTCTCGCTCGCCCTTCCGCAGGAACAACGACAGGAAGCGTTGCGCCGCACCGTGGACGTCAACCTCGTCGGCACGGCCGCGTGCGGGGTGCACGCGCTGCGGCACATGATCGGCCGAGGCACCGGGGTCGTGCTCAACGTGACCTCGGGTGAGCAGATGGGCAAGACCGCGTCGGCGATCTACGGCGCGACCAAGGCCGCCGTGGCCACGCTGACCTATTCCTGGGCCGAGGACGTCCGCGAACACGGCGTGCGGGTCAACGCCGTCTCGCCCAACGCGCACACCGCGATGGCTGCGGTCTACGCCAGGTACCGGGGTGAGGCAGGCGCCCAGAACACCGGCATCGCGCCGGCGACCAACGCGCCGCTCGTGGTGTACCTGTTGTCGGAACTGAGCGCGGCGGTCACCGGCCAGGTGGTGCGCCTGGCCGGTGACGAACTGATGCTGTGCACGCATCCGGCGGTACTCGACCCGGTTCTGCACAGTGCCGAGTGGACGGTGGAGGCGATCGCCGAGGCATTCGACCGCGACCTGACCGGCAGGCAGCAACCCTCGGGTGTGCGCAGGGTCGCCTCCACGGTGCTGGCGTGA
- a CDS encoding ABC transporter substrate-binding protein: protein MWKRIGGILAAALLAGTACAPDTGEEATDENAPYRIVQLLGQNQPGPAALNAKAAAHAAEAAVAVLNERGGINGHQVDLEIIDDGGDPTTAVTKLQERLGNGPKPNLVLPGNTSAEALPMAPIITDAEIFSVQQASADELDDPAKYPYLFKVPPVPDTWARGFAEYAEDNGVKRVAMIAGKDAFAQATVHATRKALDEAGLTLSGEETYTAEDLDVTAQLERLRATDPDLVFMQGAGASVGYVLESRRKIGWTGLPLVADSTSAVTSLLNRPAPEGLVGTPATENVHLQVLAGAVQGAEAARSEPLETMIAALKEKGDIALPLNAYFAYDGIMLAAKAAEETGTITDAKAQTEYLEGMTPGETGLWALSNYTFTPESHGPAIDPGAVAVVPVSVLTDGRYASGQ from the coding sequence GTGTGGAAGCGAATCGGCGGGATTCTGGCGGCTGCCCTTCTCGCGGGCACCGCCTGCGCCCCTGACACCGGCGAGGAAGCGACGGACGAGAACGCGCCATACCGGATCGTCCAGTTGCTCGGCCAGAACCAGCCAGGCCCCGCCGCCCTTAATGCCAAGGCCGCCGCGCACGCCGCGGAGGCGGCGGTGGCCGTACTCAACGAGCGGGGCGGCATCAACGGTCACCAGGTCGACCTGGAGATCATCGACGACGGCGGCGACCCGACCACCGCCGTGACCAAGCTCCAGGAACGGCTCGGCAACGGGCCGAAACCGAACCTGGTGCTTCCCGGAAACACGAGCGCGGAGGCGCTGCCGATGGCGCCGATCATCACCGATGCCGAGATCTTCTCCGTGCAGCAGGCATCGGCCGACGAACTCGACGATCCGGCGAAGTACCCCTATTTGTTCAAGGTGCCGCCCGTCCCCGACACCTGGGCGAGAGGGTTCGCCGAATACGCCGAGGACAACGGCGTGAAACGGGTCGCGATGATCGCCGGTAAGGACGCCTTCGCGCAGGCGACGGTGCACGCGACGAGGAAGGCGCTCGACGAGGCGGGGCTGACGCTTTCCGGCGAGGAGACCTACACCGCCGAAGACCTCGACGTCACCGCGCAGCTGGAACGACTGAGGGCCACCGATCCCGATCTCGTGTTCATGCAGGGCGCCGGCGCATCCGTCGGCTATGTACTGGAGAGCAGGCGCAAGATCGGCTGGACCGGCCTTCCGCTCGTGGCCGACTCGACCTCGGCGGTGACCTCGCTGCTCAACAGGCCAGCACCCGAAGGGCTGGTCGGCACCCCCGCGACGGAGAACGTGCATCTTCAGGTGCTCGCGGGCGCGGTGCAGGGAGCCGAGGCGGCCCGGTCCGAACCACTGGAGACGATGATCGCCGCGCTCAAGGAGAAGGGCGACATCGCACTGCCGCTCAACGCCTACTTCGCCTACGACGGCATCATGCTCGCGGCCAAGGCCGCTGAGGAGACGGGCACGATCACCGACGCCAAGGCGCAGACCGAATACCTGGAAGGGATGACCCCCGGCGAGACCGGGCTGTGGGCGCTGTCGAACTACACGTTCACGCCCGAATCGCACGGACCCGCCATCGACCCTGGCGCCGTCGCTGTCGTGCCGGTCTCGGTGCTGACCGACGGCCGCTACGCGAGCGGACAGTGA